The Corylus avellana chromosome ca11, CavTom2PMs-1.0 genome contains the following window.
ataattatattattttcattttccccATATTATTTGATGTAATCCCTTGTCATGTGTCATAATCTAACCAAATCATTTGTAACCATTATGTATCTTCACTCGAAATAAACTaaaagcataaatttttttgaaataagatCGTCTCATTTCAAAGGGTAAAACTTTGTTTTGTtgcatgttttttaaaattttgaatgacGTAGTACTATctaaactattaaatttataaaatctaatTTAATCACCCTCTCAAAATAGTTGGcattcaaattatatttttatgtttttagtgaaaatttatatttttatcgaTAGGCGTACACGCACAAAAAAATGGCAGTATACCACCTACTTTTAGTTAGGATTGACTGTTTTTTATATGACTCACACAAAATTAGTAGGTTAACGTTGAGAGATTTTACCCGTTTAATTAAAAGAGTTGAATTATGGTTGACTTAGCTTCAACACGACTCGAATCAGATACGTGACAATTTTTGACAACATCTAGAAATTTGATACGGATCCAACACgatattattaattaagttgGGGTTGAGAAActaattcgtttaattaaatgtgtccgtttatggttgacctatataattttatattcatatttcaatacaaactcGACATACAAACGCAAATTGCCACCTCTACTTCTGGTATTTTGATTGTCGTCACAATCTTCACTCTCTTCCATTCCAATCAAGAGTGAGAATGATACTCCCCAATAACTTTTTTCcatatttgattaaaaacaaaactcgTGGATGGAAAGAATACCACATATTCCCTTAAAATTAAGTAGGCTCTTTGCTTAATtattctcacaaattaaatttatttctctatttcttctctttttttttattgcaaacgaaggttaaaaaaaaaaaaaaaaaccatagatTGACGTGAAAGATTTGGGCTTGCTTGATATAGAGTTCGTGCGAGATCTATGCTTCGCAGTCATGGGTAAGAGCATCCACACAACGGCTTTCTTgtaatttcctttcttttataaatataggaaaattttaaaaggaaattATAAGAAGTTATATGCatatcttttttattgttttcctaAACATTGAGTATGCCTTATGCTTACTTTAGCTTttatattcattattttaactcaaaatatttctctttcatctttttgctttttattgaGAACtatgttaaaattttataaataaaaaaatgagaataaatacaaaatttatattttgtaaagaaataatattttaattgtatagaaaaaataagaaaaaataattttattttctgaatttAAGAAACATTATAAGAAATGTAAATGCTCTAATTTGACCGGAGCGAAATCCCGCTTTAAAACTCGAGCTCCAACTAGATTTTCAGATATTCTCAGCTCCTCTACCTGTAACGTAAGTACACCTCTGCCGCATGGTGGACAGCAAAGAATGGCCGGCGAAGAAAAAGGAGTACCGCCGATGTACGGATCTACTCCAAAATTCACAAGGTTCGTATActaataatattatttcattGATTAACCCAATTACAAATCCTAGAATTCCTTCTATATACatgaccaaaaagaaaacaaagataaacaATAGTCATTAGCCCcgcaaacaattttttgaggCCACACCTGCGAGCCAAAGCCGAGCTTTACCGGATATGTGTGGAAATGATATTTTATATAGTCGGGACGAAGAGTCCAATACCTGGGTTACGTGGAATTTGCCAACGTCTCTTGAACCTCCATTTCAGCCCGGAATCTGGCAATGAACGCCTCTGCTCTTTCGTCTACTCCACGCATTAGAGGTGAGGCCAAACCCAGTGACTCCCACATATCATCCGCTGATAAAGGCTTTTCAGCCAAGCAGCTGCCACCTGGCACATCGAGGGGCTTGAAACTCTTGGTTATTGGTGAACAATTTGTTAGCTGATGAGGCTCTTTGAAGAGTTTATCTACGTATACAGATGcagtttttttctcaaaaaggtGCTGGCCATGGCGGCGGCGGTATGAATGGATCGCAAGCCGTTTGTTACGTTTGAAGCGTTGCTCGGTGAAGAGGGAGGGCCAAACACCACCGGCGCCGGCGGTTTTCTTGAGCAGCCTATTTCGAGGTTTCTTGATGGCTTTAGACCTCTGGAGCTTGTGCAGCTTGCTCTGTAATTTGGAGGTGAGGCTCTTCCACACCATTCTTGCAGGTTGAAGCTTGAGAGGTAGGCAAGACAtggtgaaagagagaaaagagatagaGGTGGGCAGCGGTTGAAGGTTGTGTTGAAGATGATGCttttataaaaagttaataGCGTGTGAATTGTGATGACTCGCTTTGTTCTTACGCTACTAGTTTTGACGAGGAAAAACTAATAGAATAGTGTGTGAAAAAGCTAACTCTTAATTTATGACTAAATTAGTACATACATATTTATCATACCTATTTTATATTATGACgtgttttaaatgacttttttttttttctttatttatgaatatgataaatgagtgtgaagaaaactattagttttattaattttatgtatTGAACTGCTTAATTAGTTCTTACCCTGTACTAAAGGGTACACAAgcacttaattaattttagttattcAAAAGACTAGTGGTGATTAATGCTAATTGctacaatttttatttcgtTAAAAATCCCGTGGCCAAAGATGGTTGGTTTGGGGTTGGCTGAATAACTTCCTTTGACCAATTTAAAGGGGTGATTCGGCTACTCCAATACCGAGTTATACATTACTCCCTAGGctctcaatcttttttttttttaaaaaaaaaaaaaacttatatgcTATCATAATCTAGACCGTTTGTGTTAAATGAATGACCCAAATCAGATTTATAGCACCGGTCGCAGTCTACCCTACTATGATGACCACAGTATAAATGCTagcactcttcttcttttgaaaataagtaatgttatttaatgtATTGTGATAGTTGATGacgtgacaatgaaaattaacctttaaattaataagagcttgtaaaaaaaataaaaattaatagctGCTTTTCAGTGCACCAATAATCTTTTGAAAATAGCATAAAACCTTAAGGTTTGGCCTTATCCTTGTTGAGATACTTATCCTTATACGAGATATATATGCTGGAGATTGAtgccttttcttctccttttgaTGTTTTCTCTACCAATGAGTAGTGGCGGCATATAACTGAGTGCAGTGGCACTTCAACTTGCAAAGATTCTACACGGTTGCGTGCGATCGAGCTAAAAGTAGGAAGCAACAAATGGttactatttattttcaaaGTATCATAAAAATCATATGCATAAAGCAGGAATCCTTTTCTATGGCCTCTGGGGCTGGGTGCGATTCTTATCTTAGAATCCTCTGTTTTCTGCCTAAAAACAAAACCCTTTTGATATGAATTCTACGCCATTAATGGTCAAGGGACTTCCCAATTAAGACAGCTCATAAATATAGGCAATTTCCACCGTTTATTTTTGCACGTGAGGATATCCAGTGATTTTTGAATCAGAGGAAAGCAAAACTCTTTACTATAATTTCCTTATAAATTGACACAACATCTCATTTGACATTTACCATGTTGCTCACTAAAATGTGGGTTATTACAGAACAGTCTATCTGACACTTACCACGTTTACAAATTATCGTAATGATCCATGTAATactcatttttataatttgtaaggaaattataataaaagttatagtatcttaattatttttcttttaaaaaaatattataatttttattataaatcccTTTATAAACGAAAGATTTATTGAATATGCTCCTGACCATCCACACCCATTGCACGATAGAGGCTGCTTATTGTATCGAAAGCCCATTTAGCTCCGGAAGGCAAGCCACATTATTTGGATTTCGTGGCATCAAGGATCATAATTTTTCACCTTCAATATTGGGCTTATAGCCCAGTCAGTGTATCCAAACCACCCACCAGGCCACCACTGCTTACGCATCATTGCTTACATGATGACAATTTTACCTGCACGAATTTGTTCGAGCTTTCGCTATATATTACTCTTttactcttttcttctccttcttttatTATATCTATTGATTTCTTTCCTAAGGTTTGCTACATGGCACTCTGAAGAACCATGACAAATGGTCGGTATCATGTAAAGCCTGTAGCACAACACCTCTTGCACGGCCACGTCTAGGATTCTTTCAACAACCAAGCTGCAAAGTGGCGCAAGTTAGCAAAAACGACACGATGATCTTCATGCAGAACCAACAAATAAACCAGAATTGCCACCCGGCTCGCCACCTTTTCACTACCATCCAAATCATCCCCGCTATAAAATGGGCTCCAAGGCCCCGACGATTTTCACCATCCCTAGCTGTGATCTGCTTCTTTTGTTTGTGTGCTAGCTTTATCCATGGCTAACAATATTTTGCTAGGACTGGTGCTCGCTCTGCTTGTTTATGCAGCTGCCGGGGAAAAGAACCCGACCGGTTCCTACACTACCTCGGCTGAGCAATGCCGGCTCCGGCAACTAAGGACGGTGGAGCCGTCCCGACGGCTGGTGTCGGAAGGGGGCGTGACTGAGTTGTGGGACACTAATGAGGACGAGTTCCAATGTGCTGGAGTCGCTGCGATAAGGAGCACCGTGCAGCCTAATTCACAGTCTCAGCCTAACTACCAGCCAGCCCCTATGCTGGTTTACATTGAGCAAGGTTTTacagcattttttttgttaaattattaattatcgCAAGAGTTTAAGCCGacaagaaaagataaatttaatcacttaatcattactttaatacatatgggctcaaactctttttaataagtgaagctaacacgtataatatttaatttaaatataatgaattaacatagtaaaaattcaatttcaaGATCTAGCTAGCAAGAAAACGCATgcacaaatacaaataaatactTTTCAGAACcagaaatgttatttaatatcTTTCTATATGATTTTTATACAATGACATGGCCGGGtgcaactttttttctttttcaaagacAAATCAAAGTAGCTTCTAACATGTGAAATGAACATTGTGGCAGGCGAAGGGTTGTTGGGAATAACCATCCCGGGATGTGCAGAGACTTATGAGTCAGAGTCATTTGAGGATTTAAGAGGCCGACGGGCAAGCCACCAGGGAAGCCTAAGAGGTGAGCAGGGAGAGCAACAAGGAGAGGGCAGGAGAACAGACCAGCATCAGAGGGTGCACAGGATTCGTCGGGGTGACATCCTCGCCATTCCAGCTGGTGCAGTCCATTGGTTGTACAATGATGGCAATCAAGAGCTTGTTGCCTTCGCTGTCGTAGACATGAACAACCAGGCTAACCAGCTCGACCAGCAATATAGGGTATATACATAATATCtttctgggttttgttttgttttcaaacctcgtattttaaaaatgaatgcttttaaaattaaactgCAATTTCAACAAATACttaactaaatttttaaaatttgagttttcaAATTTCAcgttttgaaatcacaaattCAAGCTGATCCTGACACTAACAAGAACTCTTTGAGCAGTCACTTTTTAAGTCATGACTTATGCATAtcctaattaatttttgtatagATAACTAGTTTTTGGTATGACAGCCATTTTTGCTCGCCGGTGGGGAACCAAATAGGCAAGGGCAACGGCAAGGCGAACAGCAAAGAGATAGCCAAAACTTCCAGAACATCTTTAGCGGATTCAACACGGAACTGCTGGCTGAGGCCTACAACATTCCGGTGGAAATCGTGAGGAGGATGCAGGAGAATGATGAGCGCGGACTCCTGGTGAAGTGCCAAGAAGAAATGCACCGCATTATTAGAGCTGACGAAgacgaagaagatgaagatgaagggCAA
Protein-coding sequences here:
- the LOC132165295 gene encoding 11S globulin seed storage protein 2-like, which encodes MANNILLGLVLALLVYAAAGEKNPTGSYTTSAEQCRLRQLRTVEPSRRLVSEGGVTELWDTNEDEFQCAGVAAIRSTVQPNSQSQPNYQPAPMLVYIEQGEGLLGITIPGCAETYESESFEDLRGRRASHQGSLRGEQGEQQGEGRRTDQHQRVHRIRRGDILAIPAGAVHWLYNDGNQELVAFAVVDMNNQANQLDQQYRPFLLAGGEPNRQGQRQGEQQRDSQNFQNIFSGFNTELLAEAYNIPVEIVRRMQENDERGLLVKCQEEMHRIIRADEDEEDEDEGQRQRRLNGLEETVCTTRIRHNMDTRSESDIVSRHAGRVNIVNQHKLPILQFLDMSAEKGHLFPNALYSPNWAMNNHRVIYVTRGDAHVQIADDNGNNVFDEKVNRGDVFVIPQFFAAVTRAGSNGFEYVSIKTAGQPLKSTLAGYTSVIRAIPADVLANSFQISPEEAQQLKHNRGRQSLVLSSSRISP